From a single Oreochromis niloticus isolate F11D_XX linkage group LG3, O_niloticus_UMD_NMBU, whole genome shotgun sequence genomic region:
- the LOC112842782 gene encoding low affinity immunoglobulin gamma Fc region receptor III-like encodes MVLSLSLLFNAAFPHVVPNTSQHYEYSTLSFNCKEFDVSPGWRLMRKVPTESTACGTSWGVFSGYICIFKHVFMGDSGQYWCESRDGKKSNTVNITITPGPVILESPLLPVMEGNTVSLRCKNKTASTNASTSIAFYKNGLFIKNISTSTLIIHNINKSHEGLYKCNMSGAGKSPESWLAVRSRDNTDYHMMTLLCYDQLPVLLYLLIRTVGTVLWVALLLLVLRKRQPWNN; translated from the exons ATGGTCCTGTCTCTCTCATTGTTGTTTAATGCAGCTTTTCCTCATGTTGTTCCAAACACTTCTCAGCACTATGAATACAGCACATTGTCTTTTAACTGTAAGGAGTTTGACGTGTCTCCTGGATGGAGACTAATGAGGAAGGTGCCAACCGAAAGTACAGCATGTGGGACTAGCTGGGGAGTTTTCAGTGGGTACATTTGCATcttcaaacatgtttttatgggAGACAGCGGGCAGTACTGGTGTGAGAGCAgagatggaaagaaaagcaacacTGTCAACATCACCATTACAC CTGGTCCTGTGATCCTGGAAAGTCCTTTACttcctgtgatggagggaaacACTGTGAGTCTGCGCTGTAAAAACAAGACAGCTTCTACCAATGCCTCTACTTCTATTGCCTTCTATAAAAATGGCCTCTTTATCAAAAACATCTCCACCAGCACTTTGATCATCCACAATATTAACAAGTCTCATGAAGGACTCTACAAGTGCAACATGTCAGGAGCTGGAAAATCACCTGAGAGCTGGCTGGCTGTGAGAAGCAGAGACAACACAG atTATCACATGATGACGCTCCTTTGTTATGATCAGCTTCCTGTTCTCCTCTACCTCCTGATAAGGACTGTTGGCACAGTTTTATGGGTCGCTCTGCTGCTGTTGGTGTTAAGAAAACGTCAGCCTTGGAACAACTGA